The Nitrogeniibacter aestuarii genome has a window encoding:
- the napA gene encoding nitrate reductase catalytic subunit NapA yields the protein MTMDRREFIKANAVAAAAATAGVTLPTVVNAADATATDVRWDKAACRFCGTGCSVLVGVQDGRVVATQGDPDAPVNRGLNCIKGYFLSKIMYGKDRLTQPLLRMKNGKFDKNGEFTPVSWDQAFDIMEEKWKAALAQDLKANEGKPVTELTSSIGMFGSGQWTVWEGYAASKLWKAGFRSNNIDPNARHCMASAVAGFIRTFGIDEPMGCYDDLENADAFVLWGSNMAEMHPILWSRLTDRRLTHDGCEVHVLSTFEHRSFELADNGMIFTPQTDLAILNYIANYIIQNNAVDKAFIEKNINFAKGNDDIGYGLRPTDPREQAAKNASKAGGSSPITFEEYAKFVSDYTVEKVSALSGVPAERLERLAKLYADPDKKVVSYWTMGFNQHTRGSWANNMIYNVHLLTGKISKPGCGPFSLTGQPSACGTAREVGTFSHRLPADLVVMKPEHRATSEKIWKLPEGFLNGKIGYHAVLQSRMLKDGKLKCYWVTCNNNMQAGPNTNDETYPGWRNPEAFVVVSDPYPTVSALAADLILPTAMWTEKEGAYGNAERRTQFWRQQVAPPGEAKSDLWQFVQFAKRFKVEDAWPADMIAKKPEYKGKTLYDVLFENGQVNQFKLEDVAKANDHAWTGYMNDESKELGYYLQKGLFEEYASFGRGHGHDLADFDAYHKARGLRWPVVDGKETLWRFREGYDPYVEKGSDIQFYGKKDKRAVIFALPYEPPAESPDADYDMWLCTGRVLEHWHTGSMTRRVPELHRSVPEAQVFMNPDDATKRGLQRGMKVKVASRRGEIVATLETRGRNKPPVGLIFVPFFDEGRLVNKLTLDATCPISKETDFKKCAVKVTKA from the coding sequence ATGACTATGGATCGACGTGAATTCATCAAGGCCAATGCCGTCGCGGCGGCGGCTGCCACGGCAGGTGTCACGCTGCCGACGGTGGTCAATGCGGCGGATGCGACCGCGACCGACGTGCGTTGGGACAAGGCTGCCTGCCGTTTCTGCGGTACGGGCTGTTCCGTGCTTGTGGGTGTTCAGGATGGCCGTGTGGTCGCCACCCAGGGCGACCCGGACGCACCGGTGAACCGGGGCCTGAACTGTATCAAGGGTTACTTCCTGTCGAAGATCATGTACGGCAAGGACCGCCTCACCCAGCCACTGCTGCGCATGAAGAACGGCAAGTTCGACAAGAACGGCGAGTTCACCCCGGTGAGCTGGGACCAGGCCTTCGACATCATGGAAGAGAAGTGGAAGGCCGCGCTGGCACAGGATCTGAAAGCCAACGAAGGCAAGCCCGTCACCGAACTGACCTCGTCGATCGGCATGTTCGGCTCCGGTCAGTGGACGGTGTGGGAAGGCTATGCCGCCTCCAAGCTGTGGAAGGCCGGGTTCCGTTCCAACAACATCGATCCGAACGCCCGCCACTGCATGGCCTCCGCCGTGGCCGGTTTCATTCGCACCTTCGGTATCGACGAGCCGATGGGCTGTTATGACGACCTGGAGAACGCCGACGCCTTCGTGCTGTGGGGCTCCAACATGGCGGAGATGCACCCGATCCTGTGGTCGCGTCTCACCGACCGTCGTCTGACCCACGATGGCTGCGAAGTGCATGTGCTGTCCACCTTCGAACACCGTTCGTTCGAACTGGCCGACAACGGCATGATCTTCACGCCGCAGACCGATCTGGCGATCCTCAACTACATCGCCAACTACATCATCCAGAACAACGCGGTCGACAAGGCCTTCATCGAGAAGAACATCAACTTCGCGAAGGGCAACGACGACATCGGCTACGGACTGCGCCCGACCGATCCGCGTGAACAGGCGGCCAAGAACGCCAGCAAGGCCGGCGGTTCCAGCCCGATCACGTTCGAGGAATACGCCAAGTTCGTCTCCGACTACACCGTCGAGAAAGTCTCCGCGCTCTCCGGTGTGCCCGCCGAACGCCTGGAGCGCCTGGCCAAGCTCTACGCCGACCCGGACAAGAAGGTGGTGTCCTACTGGACCATGGGTTTCAACCAGCACACCCGTGGGAGCTGGGCGAACAACATGATCTACAACGTGCACCTGCTCACCGGCAAGATCTCCAAGCCGGGCTGTGGCCCGTTCTCGCTCACCGGTCAGCCCTCCGCCTGCGGCACCGCGCGTGAGGTGGGTACGTTCTCGCACCGTCTGCCGGCTGACCTGGTGGTGATGAAGCCCGAGCACCGGGCCACCTCGGAGAAGATCTGGAAGCTGCCCGAGGGCTTCCTCAATGGCAAGATCGGCTACCACGCCGTGCTCCAGAGCCGCATGCTCAAGGACGGCAAGCTCAAGTGCTACTGGGTGACCTGCAACAACAACATGCAGGCCGGCCCGAACACCAATGACGAAACCTACCCGGGCTGGCGCAATCCGGAAGCCTTCGTGGTGGTTTCCGACCCGTACCCGACGGTCTCCGCCCTGGCGGCCGACCTGATCCTGCCCACGGCCATGTGGACCGAGAAGGAAGGCGCTTACGGTAACGCCGAGCGTCGTACCCAGTTCTGGCGCCAGCAGGTGGCGCCTCCGGGTGAAGCGAAGTCGGATCTGTGGCAGTTCGTGCAGTTCGCCAAGCGCTTCAAGGTCGAAGACGCCTGGCCGGCCGACATGATTGCCAAGAAGCCGGAGTACAAGGGCAAGACCCTGTACGACGTGCTGTTCGAGAACGGTCAGGTGAACCAGTTCAAGCTTGAGGATGTGGCCAAGGCCAACGACCATGCCTGGACCGGCTACATGAACGACGAGTCGAAGGAACTGGGCTACTACCTGCAGAAGGGTCTGTTCGAGGAATACGCCAGCTTCGGTCGCGGCCATGGTCACGATCTGGCCGACTTCGACGCCTATCACAAGGCCCGCGGCCTGCGCTGGCCGGTGGTCGACGGCAAGGAAACGCTGTGGCGCTTCCGCGAGGGTTACGACCCGTACGTCGAGAAGGGTTCCGACATCCAGTTCTACGGCAAGAAGGACAAGCGCGCCGTCATCTTTGCGCTGCCCTACGAGCCGCCTGCGGAGAGCCCGGACGCCGACTACGACATGTGGCTGTGTACCGGCCGCGTGCTCGAACACTGGCATACCGGTTCCATGACTCGCCGCGTGCCCGAGCTGCACCGTTCGGTGCCCGAAGCGCAGGTGTTCATGAACCCGGACGATGCTACCAAGCGCGGCCTGCAGCGCGGCATGAAGGTGAAGGTCGCCTCCCGCCGTGGCGAGATTGTCGCCACGCTGGAAACCCGCGGTCGCAACAAGCCGCCGGTGGGCCTGATCTTCGTGCCCTTCTTCGACGAAGGCCGTCTGGTCAACAAGCTCACGCTCGACGCCACCTGCCCGATTTCGAAAGAAACCGACTTCAAGAAGTGCGCCGTGAAGGTGACCAAGGCCTGA
- a CDS encoding chaperone NapD, with product MKIASLVVRVVPEQAADLTRELLEIPGVEVHGTSPDGGRVIVTVEDGEDYSMMDSILAVNVNKRVHGVTLAYEYTDDGIELQEQEA from the coding sequence ATGAAGATCGCAAGTTTAGTGGTCCGGGTCGTTCCCGAGCAGGCTGCGGATCTGACCCGCGAACTGCTCGAGATCCCGGGCGTTGAAGTGCACGGGACCTCACCGGACGGAGGGCGCGTGATCGTCACCGTCGAGGATGGCGAGGACTACTCGATGATGGATTCCATTCTGGCCGTCAACGTGAACAAACGGGTTCATGGCGTGACGCTGGCTTACGAATACACCGACGACGGTATCGAATTGCAGGAACAGGAGGCTTGA
- the napF gene encoding ferredoxin-type protein NapF, whose amino-acid sequence MDVARRGFLRGRFRQVANVPRPPWALPHGAFEAACTRCDDCVKACPTRVIAKGDGGYPTLDFHQGECTFCGDCVTACKPAALVREADAAPWSLKAVISEGCIARQGVECRICGENCEMSAIRFRPTLGGISTPQLDDNVCTGCGACVAPCPVGAVSAVLPMETEQ is encoded by the coding sequence ATGGATGTGGCTCGCCGCGGTTTCCTTCGCGGCCGTTTCCGACAGGTTGCCAATGTACCCCGACCGCCCTGGGCATTGCCCCATGGCGCCTTCGAGGCCGCATGCACGCGTTGCGACGACTGCGTGAAGGCGTGCCCCACCCGGGTCATTGCAAAGGGTGACGGTGGTTATCCGACGCTGGATTTCCATCAGGGTGAGTGCACCTTCTGCGGCGATTGCGTGACGGCTTGCAAGCCGGCCGCCCTCGTTCGCGAGGCCGATGCCGCGCCGTGGTCACTGAAGGCGGTGATCTCCGAGGGCTGCATTGCCCGGCAAGGCGTGGAATGTCGCATCTGCGGTGAAAACTGCGAGATGTCCGCCATCCGCTTTCGCCCCACCCTCGGCGGCATCTCGACACCCCAACTCGATGACAACGTGTGCACCGGATGTGGTGCCTGTGTGGCGCCATGCCCCGTCGGGGCGGTCAGCGCCGTCCTCCCCATGGAGACCGAACAATGA
- a CDS encoding exonuclease domain-containing protein, with protein MALPQRLAVVDLETTGAHPVRDRITEIAVLRIEDGEVVERWSSLTNPGVHIPGTIQNFTGITDAMVADAPPFEALADAVWALLDDAVFVAHNARFDYGFLKNAFERMGRQFDAPVLCTVKLSRALYPGHHRHGLDAIIERFGLSCEARHRAMGDADVLWQFMAQAAAGFPDDTLERAIDKAMKRPSRPPGLPEGVLEGMPDSPGVYFFYGENDLPLYIGKSKRIRARVMSHFAADRMNGKEAEMARQIRRVEWEQTAGELGALLLEACLVKHHKPLHNRMLRKNEDVFGLRVVTSNKRKANVLERVPLTDSDPREWSDVFGAFRTKKEADNLLRELALLYKLCPRRLGIEPGRTGACMAYQMKRCAGVCAGKESTEDHDARLSAALAGKGIKPWPWDGPICVPEHDENTGRSEFHLIDRWCYLATERTEADVADALSGARYAFDIDIYRLLVRWFDALAHRQNVAPIAL; from the coding sequence GTGGCCTTACCTCAACGCCTCGCGGTCGTTGACCTGGAAACCACCGGGGCTCACCCGGTGCGCGATCGCATCACCGAAATCGCCGTCCTGCGCATCGAGGATGGCGAGGTGGTCGAACGCTGGTCGTCCCTGACCAATCCGGGCGTTCACATCCCCGGCACGATCCAGAATTTCACCGGCATCACCGATGCCATGGTGGCGGATGCACCCCCTTTTGAAGCGCTCGCAGACGCGGTCTGGGCATTGCTCGACGACGCCGTGTTCGTGGCCCACAACGCGCGCTTCGATTACGGTTTTCTCAAGAACGCCTTCGAGCGCATGGGGCGACAGTTCGATGCGCCGGTGCTGTGTACCGTGAAGCTCTCCCGCGCGCTCTACCCCGGCCACCACCGGCATGGTCTGGACGCCATCATCGAGCGCTTCGGCCTGAGTTGCGAGGCCCGGCATCGCGCCATGGGCGACGCCGACGTGCTGTGGCAGTTCATGGCCCAGGCGGCCGCGGGCTTCCCCGACGACACGCTCGAACGTGCGATCGACAAGGCCATGAAGCGTCCGTCGCGGCCCCCGGGCTTGCCCGAGGGCGTACTCGAAGGCATGCCGGACAGCCCGGGTGTCTACTTCTTCTATGGTGAAAACGACCTGCCGCTGTATATCGGCAAGAGCAAGCGCATCCGTGCTCGCGTGATGTCGCATTTCGCGGCCGACCGCATGAATGGCAAGGAGGCGGAGATGGCGCGCCAGATCCGCCGGGTCGAGTGGGAGCAGACCGCTGGCGAACTCGGTGCGCTCTTGCTCGAAGCCTGCCTGGTGAAGCACCACAAACCGCTTCACAACCGCATGTTGCGCAAGAATGAGGACGTGTTCGGCCTGCGCGTGGTGACCAGTAACAAGCGCAAGGCCAATGTGCTTGAGCGCGTGCCGCTGACCGATTCGGACCCGCGTGAATGGTCCGATGTGTTCGGGGCCTTCCGCACGAAGAAGGAAGCGGACAACCTGCTGCGCGAGCTGGCGCTTCTGTACAAGCTGTGTCCGCGTCGTCTCGGCATCGAGCCGGGTCGAACCGGTGCCTGCATGGCCTACCAGATGAAACGCTGTGCAGGCGTGTGTGCCGGCAAGGAAAGTACCGAGGATCATGATGCCCGCCTGAGCGCCGCGCTGGCCGGCAAAGGCATCAAACCCTGGCCGTGGGACGGGCCGATCTGCGTGCCGGAGCATGATGAAAACACCGGCCGCAGCGAGTTCCACCTGATTGATCGCTGGTGCTACCTGGCCACCGAGCGTACCGAGGCCGACGTGGCCGACGCGCTCAGCGGCGCCCGATACGCCTTCGATATCGACATCTATCGCCTGCTGGTGCGCTGGTTCGATGCTCTCGCTCACCGGCAGAACGTGGCCCCCATTGCCCTCTGA
- a CDS encoding DUF3460 family protein has protein sequence MALYESDHTKFMREWMEKHPEQTEEQQKGRALWWDKPQDQDTRKRQNAAKVPVKPYYYQTDE, from the coding sequence ATGGCGTTGTACGAATCCGATCACACCAAGTTCATGCGCGAGTGGATGGAAAAGCATCCGGAGCAGACAGAAGAGCAGCAGAAGGGCCGTGCCTTGTGGTGGGACAAGCCTCAGGACCAGGACACCCGCAAGCGCCAGAACGCGGCCAAGGTGCCGGTCAAGCCGTACTACTACCAGACCGACGAATAA